One genomic segment of Vibrio fluvialis includes these proteins:
- a CDS encoding ATP-binding cassette domain-containing protein, whose amino-acid sequence MPFLQATQISYQFDNGDTLFHSITCSMTQRRVGLVGRNGVGKSLLAELLSGERQPSTGSVALPNSVAIYRQLPSELLSGTRSIGGFLGKQTILDALKRIESGDCSQHWFDIVGDEWDLPAKLNQQLASMHLPQDPAFLCAKLSGGQLARLQLWQLFHRSTQLLILDEPSNHLDTHAKQWLIETMRSFQGAILLISHDRQLLREMDEIWELSGLGLQVFGGNYDVYAEQKRSELLAVERQLACVTKQQKQLEEQAQRNREKAEQRASQGNKLRRAGSQATILLDGKKDKATARATNRSKNEQLRQSHLQAKAQTLSARKEQLKGQKLYLAGSLLNTRKAITITEAVLAFGNAKPKTFTVYAHEKVHLTGSNGCGKSTLLKTLLGDVPLPSGELQLNSALYYLDQHFGAVREDRSVLENLLQQCAGMKERDARTLLAGIGFRRDSVFRQGKALSGGEKMKLTMLIASHQNAQPFLLLDEPDNHLDLDSKLMLAQALQQYQGGFMLISHDPTFAEESGVQREINWDAE is encoded by the coding sequence ATGCCATTTTTACAAGCAACCCAAATCAGTTACCAGTTCGATAACGGCGACACGCTGTTTCATTCCATCACCTGTTCCATGACCCAGCGCCGTGTGGGATTGGTTGGGCGAAACGGAGTGGGAAAATCGCTGCTGGCTGAACTATTGAGCGGCGAACGCCAGCCATCAACAGGCAGCGTCGCGTTACCTAATTCCGTTGCCATTTATCGCCAGCTACCGTCTGAATTGCTGTCAGGAACACGCTCAATCGGTGGGTTTCTGGGTAAGCAGACGATTCTTGATGCGCTCAAACGGATTGAATCGGGTGATTGCTCTCAACATTGGTTTGATATCGTGGGGGATGAGTGGGATCTGCCCGCGAAGCTCAACCAACAGCTGGCCAGCATGCACTTGCCACAAGATCCGGCCTTTTTATGCGCCAAGCTAAGCGGAGGACAACTTGCCCGGCTGCAACTTTGGCAGCTATTTCATCGCAGTACCCAACTGTTGATCCTCGATGAGCCGTCGAATCACCTCGACACCCATGCCAAGCAGTGGCTGATCGAAACCATGCGATCTTTCCAAGGCGCCATTTTACTGATCAGTCACGATCGCCAGTTGCTGCGCGAAATGGACGAAATCTGGGAGCTGTCTGGCCTCGGTTTGCAGGTGTTTGGCGGTAATTATGATGTGTACGCCGAGCAAAAGCGTAGCGAATTGTTGGCGGTAGAGCGTCAGTTAGCTTGTGTCACCAAGCAACAAAAACAACTGGAAGAACAGGCGCAGCGTAATCGTGAAAAAGCGGAGCAAAGAGCGTCGCAAGGAAACAAACTGCGCAGAGCGGGCAGTCAGGCGACCATTTTGCTCGATGGTAAAAAGGATAAAGCTACGGCTCGAGCGACAAACCGCAGTAAGAATGAACAGCTACGGCAAAGCCACTTGCAAGCGAAGGCACAAACCTTGAGCGCGCGAAAGGAGCAACTAAAAGGCCAGAAGTTGTACTTGGCTGGCTCCCTTCTAAATACCCGCAAAGCGATCACGATAACCGAAGCGGTGTTGGCGTTTGGTAATGCAAAACCTAAAACGTTCACGGTGTATGCTCACGAAAAAGTTCACCTGACCGGCAGCAATGGTTGCGGTAAATCGACGTTACTGAAAACCCTATTGGGAGACGTGCCGCTGCCCAGCGGCGAGTTACAACTGAATAGCGCGTTGTATTATCTCGACCAACATTTTGGTGCGGTTCGTGAAGACCGCTCGGTGCTTGAAAACCTACTTCAACAGTGCGCGGGAATGAAAGAACGGGATGCGCGAACCTTGTTGGCTGGCATCGGTTTTCGCCGTGACAGTGTGTTTCGCCAAGGTAAAGCGCTGAGCGGTGGCGAGAAGATGAAACTGACGATGCTTATTGCCAGCCATCAGAACGCACAACCGTTTCTGTTGCTGGATGAGCCGGATAACCATCTCGACCTCGATTCCAAACTCATGTTGGCGCAAGCGCTGCAACAATACCAAGGCGGTTTTATGCTGATCAGCCATGATCCAACATTCGCCGAAGAATCTGGCGTACAACGCGAGATAAATTGGGATGCTGAGTAA
- a CDS encoding SIS domain-containing protein, with protein MSVIHKIVSRRTQLSHSGRQIGDWVVEHTAQAAQLTSQELAQAVNVSQSSIVKFTQRLGFKGYSAFKLALTEEIGRKQAMQNTPLHSDILADDPIAVIAQKLVKAKTDAMFHTTNALSMEACHQAVQWLSDARRVQIVGIGGSALTAKDLSYKLLKLGITALAEQDSHVQIAVARTLTEQDVQIAISFSGDRKEILVAAEAAKEQGAKVIALTSPNKSRLRQLADMTFDTIADETEHRSSAIASRSAQNVITDLLFIILVQLRDESAREMISNISSDIRQIL; from the coding sequence ATGTCAGTCATCCATAAAATCGTATCGAGACGTACTCAGTTATCGCACAGTGGTCGCCAGATTGGTGATTGGGTTGTTGAACACACGGCTCAGGCTGCCCAGTTAACCAGTCAGGAGTTAGCTCAAGCGGTGAATGTGAGTCAGTCAAGCATTGTGAAATTTACCCAGCGATTGGGGTTTAAGGGCTACAGCGCGTTTAAGCTGGCGTTAACTGAAGAGATTGGCCGTAAACAGGCGATGCAAAATACGCCGCTACACAGCGATATTCTGGCCGATGACCCCATCGCCGTGATCGCGCAAAAGCTGGTGAAAGCCAAAACCGACGCGATGTTTCACACCACCAACGCCTTGTCGATGGAAGCGTGTCACCAAGCCGTGCAGTGGCTAAGCGACGCGCGCCGAGTGCAGATTGTGGGCATTGGCGGATCCGCACTCACCGCCAAAGATCTCAGTTATAAGTTGCTCAAACTCGGCATCACCGCATTGGCCGAACAAGACAGCCATGTCCAGATTGCGGTCGCGCGTACGCTGACCGAGCAGGATGTACAAATCGCGATTTCGTTTTCCGGCGACCGAAAAGAGATTTTGGTGGCGGCCGAAGCGGCAAAAGAACAAGGGGCGAAAGTCATAGCACTCACCTCGCCCAACAAAAGCCGGCTACGCCAGTTGGCGGACATGACGTTCGACACCATTGCCGACGAAACCGAGCACCGCAGCTCAGCCATTGCTTCGCGCAGCGCTCAGAATGTGATCACCGATTTGCTGTTCATCATTCTGGTCCAGCTACGTGATGAGAGCGCAAGAGAGATGATCAGCAACATTTCGTCCGATATTCGGCAGATTTTGTAA
- the murQ gene encoding N-acetylmuramic acid 6-phosphate etherase: protein MKIDLTRLVTESRNPASAAIDTLSTVEMLKVINQEDQKVALAVEAVLPNIALAVDAITRAFAEGGRLIYMGAGTSGRLGILDASECPPTYGTPHELVVGLIAGGHQAILKAVENAEDNRELAKQGLQSLNLTERDVVVGIAASGRTPYVLGGLDYANEVGAMTVSVACNPECPMADAAKIAILPVVGPEVVTGSSRMKAGTAQKLVLNMLTSGAMIRSGKVFGNLMVDVEATNAKLIQRQTNIVVEATGASAEEAESALNACNRHCKTAILMILSGLDAKQATAKLQQHNGFIRAALNDQ from the coding sequence ATGAAAATTGATTTAACCCGTTTGGTCACCGAAAGCCGCAATCCGGCAAGCGCTGCTATAGACACGTTATCGACGGTTGAGATGTTAAAAGTCATCAATCAAGAAGATCAGAAAGTCGCACTGGCGGTGGAGGCGGTGCTACCGAACATTGCGCTGGCAGTGGATGCAATCACCCGCGCTTTTGCTGAAGGTGGACGTTTGATTTACATGGGCGCTGGCACGTCTGGCCGGTTGGGCATTCTTGACGCCAGCGAATGTCCTCCAACGTATGGCACGCCGCACGAACTGGTGGTGGGCCTGATTGCTGGCGGACATCAGGCCATTCTCAAAGCAGTGGAAAATGCAGAAGACAACCGCGAACTGGCCAAGCAAGGCCTTCAATCGCTCAACCTAACCGAACGTGATGTGGTGGTAGGCATCGCCGCCAGCGGACGTACGCCATATGTGCTCGGTGGGCTGGACTACGCCAATGAGGTGGGCGCGATGACGGTTTCTGTGGCTTGCAACCCGGAATGTCCGATGGCTGATGCGGCCAAGATAGCGATTTTGCCCGTTGTCGGGCCCGAAGTGGTGACCGGGTCTTCTCGCATGAAGGCGGGAACGGCGCAAAAACTGGTGCTCAACATGCTGACTTCGGGCGCAATGATTCGCAGCGGAAAAGTATTTGGTAACTTGATGGTGGATGTTGAAGCGACCAACGCCAAGCTGATTCAACGCCAAACCAACATCGTCGTCGAAGCGACAGGTGCTTCGGCCGAAGAAGCGGAATCGGCGTTGAACGCGTGCAATCGTCACTGCAAAACCGCGATTCTGATGATTCTATCCGGGCTTGATGCAAAACAAGCAACGGCCAAATTACAGCAGCACAATGGATTTATTCGCGCTGCACTTAACGACCAATAA
- the murP gene encoding PTS N-acetylmuramic acid transporter subunit IIBC, protein MAKISQTMISQILAAVGGSGNVNKCGNCMTRLRLTLANNGVADQATLKQIPGVMGVVESDEQFQIILGPGKAQQAADLMNQLIESIISGNAQPIEANDSQDVSSVAAAQKKQMKSKQTSAVQRFLSKFATIFTPLIPGFIAAGLLLGFATLLEQIYVVDQTPSQFMLDLIAYMKVFGKGLFAFLSILIGYNAQQAFGGSGVNGAILASLFVLGYNPDATSGIYSGMSEFFGYTIDPRGNIIGVLLAAIIGAQVERKVREYMPDDLDMILTSVVTLLIMGVVTYVVIMPIGGELFKGMSWLFMNLNDNPLGAAVLAGLFLISVVFGIHQGFVPVYFALMEAQGFNSLFPILAMAGAGQVGASLALYFKANKDAVLRTQVKGAIIPGILGIGEPLIYGVTLPRVKPFVTACVGGAAGGFFIGLVSYLGLPVGLNTVFGPSGIVAIPLMTSNSGIFAGMAVFVTGLLISYVVGFIATYLVGSKNVDLS, encoded by the coding sequence ATGGCAAAGATTAGCCAAACAATGATATCGCAGATTCTGGCGGCAGTCGGGGGGAGCGGTAACGTCAACAAATGTGGCAACTGTATGACCCGGTTGCGCCTGACTCTGGCCAACAATGGGGTGGCGGATCAGGCAACGCTCAAACAAATTCCCGGTGTCATGGGAGTTGTGGAAAGTGATGAGCAGTTTCAGATCATTCTCGGCCCGGGCAAAGCCCAACAAGCGGCGGATCTGATGAATCAACTGATAGAAAGCATCATCAGTGGAAACGCGCAGCCTATTGAGGCCAACGACTCTCAGGATGTCTCTTCTGTGGCGGCAGCGCAGAAAAAACAAATGAAAAGTAAGCAAACCAGCGCGGTACAACGTTTTCTGAGCAAGTTCGCCACCATTTTTACGCCGCTGATCCCAGGCTTTATCGCTGCGGGTTTGCTGCTGGGATTCGCCACGTTGCTGGAACAAATCTACGTGGTCGATCAGACGCCAAGTCAGTTCATGTTGGATTTGATTGCGTACATGAAAGTGTTTGGTAAAGGCCTGTTTGCGTTCCTGAGTATTTTGATTGGCTACAACGCGCAACAGGCGTTTGGTGGCTCAGGTGTGAACGGCGCCATACTCGCGTCTCTGTTCGTGCTTGGCTATAACCCGGATGCGACATCGGGAATCTATTCCGGGATGAGTGAGTTCTTCGGCTACACCATTGACCCGCGCGGGAACATCATTGGTGTATTGCTGGCCGCGATCATTGGTGCGCAGGTAGAACGTAAAGTACGTGAATACATGCCGGATGACCTCGATATGATTCTGACGTCTGTGGTCACGCTGCTCATCATGGGCGTAGTCACTTACGTGGTGATCATGCCAATCGGTGGCGAGCTGTTTAAAGGTATGTCGTGGCTATTCATGAACCTCAACGATAACCCGCTGGGTGCCGCTGTTCTGGCTGGTCTGTTTCTGATTTCCGTCGTATTTGGTATTCACCAGGGGTTTGTACCGGTTTACTTCGCGTTGATGGAAGCGCAAGGTTTTAACTCGCTGTTCCCGATTCTTGCTATGGCGGGTGCCGGACAAGTGGGAGCGTCACTCGCGCTGTACTTTAAAGCCAACAAAGATGCGGTGCTGCGAACTCAGGTGAAAGGGGCCATCATTCCGGGGATTCTCGGTATCGGTGAGCCACTGATTTACGGTGTTACGCTTCCTCGCGTAAAACCATTCGTGACCGCTTGCGTGGGCGGTGCGGCCGGTGGTTTCTTTATCGGTCTGGTTTCTTACCTTGGGTTGCCAGTGGGTCTGAACACCGTCTTTGGTCCATCAGGTATCGTTGCGATCCCACTGATGACCTCAAACAGCGGTATCTTTGCTGGCATGGCGGTATTCGTTACTGGCCTGCTTATCTCTTATGTTGTGGGTTTTATTGCGACTTACTTAGTTGGCAGCAAGAATGTCGATTTAAGCTGA
- a CDS encoding MFS transporter: MQITTNRFSFVSASLALMVTYVTSAVPIPLYGTYQLYDHVSYWQLSLSSVVYFIGAVTALVLLGRLSNHWGRKPVALLSLMLAALSVAVFVNVHSAPPLIVGRLLQGLSCGLASTALASWLVDHARSVPSWIPAAVISCGPMTGLTLGGVGSGFLIEYAPYPRQLPFVTALVLIAGCLLLVAKSQETMPRKPGSLKSLRPNFKLPARAKKAFPLAACTFVCTWALGGFFQAFGPAMAREQLHSQSAIAAALVFASIMAPSSVGASLAGRMTAAKAQFTGMLMFSVFVGGVLLALQHGVLTGFLIASICAGIAQGMVLTGSIGTMVNGLQPEERANVFAVIYSTSYAGAAIPTLISGQLSSHFSLLQIASGYGLLALFGSVIVLTSRLIKNPRQTSREIL, from the coding sequence GTGCAAATCACTACTAATCGATTTTCTTTTGTGAGCGCTTCACTTGCTCTGATGGTCACCTATGTGACCTCTGCCGTTCCGATTCCGTTATATGGAACCTATCAGTTGTACGACCATGTCAGTTACTGGCAGCTCTCGCTGAGCTCTGTAGTGTATTTCATTGGTGCCGTGACGGCATTAGTACTGCTCGGACGTTTGTCCAATCATTGGGGACGAAAACCTGTGGCTCTGCTCTCACTCATGCTCGCCGCTCTATCGGTCGCGGTGTTTGTGAATGTACACAGCGCGCCGCCTTTAATTGTCGGGCGTTTGCTGCAAGGATTGTCGTGCGGGTTGGCGTCTACAGCTTTGGCTTCCTGGCTGGTCGATCACGCGCGTTCCGTGCCTAGCTGGATTCCTGCTGCTGTCATCAGTTGCGGGCCAATGACAGGCCTGACACTAGGAGGCGTCGGCTCTGGCTTTCTGATCGAATATGCGCCCTATCCACGCCAATTGCCTTTCGTCACCGCACTGGTTCTTATTGCTGGCTGTTTACTGTTGGTGGCAAAAAGTCAGGAAACCATGCCGCGTAAACCGGGCTCGCTCAAATCACTCAGGCCAAACTTCAAATTACCTGCCAGAGCCAAAAAAGCGTTTCCTCTGGCGGCGTGTACCTTTGTTTGTACCTGGGCACTGGGTGGGTTCTTTCAGGCATTTGGTCCTGCGATGGCACGTGAACAACTTCACTCTCAAAGCGCTATCGCGGCGGCTCTGGTCTTTGCATCAATCATGGCGCCCAGTTCTGTTGGTGCATCATTGGCAGGACGAATGACTGCGGCCAAAGCGCAGTTTACAGGGATGCTGATGTTCAGTGTGTTTGTGGGGGGTGTACTGCTCGCTTTGCAGCACGGCGTTTTAACTGGCTTTCTGATTGCAAGCATTTGTGCGGGTATTGCACAAGGCATGGTACTCACCGGCAGCATCGGAACAATGGTGAACGGCTTACAACCCGAAGAGCGGGCCAACGTCTTTGCCGTTATCTATTCCACATCCTACGCGGGTGCCGCGATACCGACGCTTATCTCTGGCCAGCTCTCTTCCCACTTCAGCTTGCTACAAATCGCGAGCGGTTATGGTTTGCTCGCTCTGTTCGGTTCGGTCATCGTATTGACCAGTCGACTGATAAAGAACCCACGGCAAACCTCTCGTGAAATACTTTAA
- a CDS encoding carboxymuconolactone decarboxylase family protein, translating into MSKLKAYIKSLSLIFAMTSLFSAASAWSSEILSAKDRAIIPVAAFTASGESEKLKISLNEALDAGLTINELKEVLVQLYAYAGFPRSLNGLATFMTVLDARKSQGIQDVLGRESSPLPTDKSSLEFGTENQTKLIGVEVKGALFDFSPQVDEYLKAHLFGDIFERDVLSWKQRELATIAALANIHGVNSQLAAHFNISMNNHISPAELKAFISVLKTYCGEAISVNAQQVLDQVLASKQ; encoded by the coding sequence ATGTCGAAGTTAAAAGCCTATATAAAATCCCTCTCGCTAATATTTGCGATGACATCGTTATTCAGTGCGGCCAGTGCTTGGTCGTCCGAAATCCTAAGCGCGAAAGATCGCGCAATCATTCCTGTTGCCGCTTTTACGGCAAGCGGTGAAAGCGAAAAACTGAAAATCAGCCTGAACGAAGCACTGGATGCCGGCTTAACCATTAACGAACTCAAAGAGGTGTTGGTTCAACTCTACGCCTACGCTGGGTTTCCACGTAGTTTGAATGGCTTGGCAACGTTTATGACCGTGCTGGATGCACGTAAAAGCCAGGGTATTCAGGATGTGTTAGGTCGAGAGTCATCTCCGCTCCCCACAGATAAATCCAGCCTTGAATTTGGTACCGAGAACCAAACCAAGTTGATTGGAGTGGAAGTAAAAGGGGCGCTATTCGATTTCTCTCCTCAGGTTGATGAATACCTGAAAGCACACCTGTTTGGTGACATTTTCGAGCGTGACGTACTGAGCTGGAAACAACGTGAACTGGCGACGATTGCTGCGCTGGCCAATATCCATGGTGTAAACAGCCAGCTGGCTGCCCATTTCAACATCAGCATGAACAACCACATTTCTCCGGCGGAGCTGAAGGCATTCATTTCCGTACTGAAGACGTATTGTGGCGAAGCCATTTCAGTCAATGCCCAGCAGGTGTTGGATCAGGTGCTTGCGAGTAAACAATAG
- a CDS encoding (R)-mandelonitrile lyase, whose amino-acid sequence MKNTRSMMLLIAAVNGVTLTQAQAADGQQVYRAQDLQSFTGPDNLFTGSVNVDMLFPENEVAHYSAAYVTFQAGARTAWHSHPAGQHMIVTQGEALTGTRDGNVIHFHAGESVWCPPGIDHWHGATPDAAMTHLVVTASAEGKNVIWKEKVTDEQYLSGQ is encoded by the coding sequence ATGAAAAATACAAGGTCAATGATGTTGTTGATCGCTGCTGTGAACGGCGTAACGCTAACCCAAGCTCAGGCCGCAGACGGCCAACAAGTGTATCGCGCGCAGGATCTGCAATCTTTCACTGGGCCAGATAACTTATTCACTGGCAGCGTGAACGTCGACATGCTGTTTCCGGAAAACGAGGTCGCCCATTACAGCGCGGCGTACGTGACTTTTCAAGCTGGTGCACGAACTGCCTGGCATTCTCATCCAGCAGGTCAGCACATGATTGTCACTCAGGGCGAGGCTTTAACTGGTACTCGCGACGGCAACGTCATCCATTTCCATGCTGGTGAAAGCGTTTGGTGTCCACCCGGTATTGACCACTGGCACGGAGCGACACCGGATGCGGCCATGACACATCTTGTGGTAACGGCGTCAGCTGAGGGAAAAAACGTCATCTGGAAAGAGAAAGTCACGGACGAGCAGTACCTCAGTGGTCAATGA